One window from the genome of Pantoea cypripedii encodes:
- a CDS encoding glycosyltransferase, with the protein MNHSPRVSIIITAYFPVWLEGALSSALAQDHPDCEILVADVSGTEFVAQLLQPYLNQPGHPVRHLIYPARHPEAIAEAIREARGEFINVLSYADVLASNAISTLVGALEMAPQAVLALSKRNRIDASGEPMPDILSTAAFLPQSGLINGTDLLRYQCRLDYNLLGDLSAVLMRREMLLALMPDNHALLSLEGEALPEIAALVLYSKLLPQGDAVWFPQALCTVRVSDVYVQPHLKEGEDHIRIPREKLTQQLRKAQWYINAKGPSEMVRVTSLTQPAQTTQYNMRQQQYQALSNSTLEHWNAVRQLTSAHQAALMQQSAEVAQPVCVAVVINVTPENAALLDETLASLAAFASPLLTLRPLLVGAVTDNQTGVLAFPSSAEQRLPVINQLINDQDAHWFIFVEAGTRFNASGLIALASTLPSRDDVLALYADEYFFINGEPSGLAFRPDFNLDMLLSSPKTMAQHWLFRRELLLAAEGFDLNYPQAAELDLMVKLIESQGLNVVGHLAEPLLTAHLRAREVVVDAGIIQRHLQNRGYANAEIALDNYYNYRLRYNHEAQPKVSIVILAGQSLPALITCVTTLMEKTRYQHYELLIVADCQHSPERDNWLGAIATVDPQRIRVIQYPHPWHQGAMSNLAAEQAQGEYLMFMHSELAIADGDWLDNLLNHGQRPEVAIVGGKQLSANNKVRHAGYVLGINGVVGDVLRGHDDKDPSALGRLHLDQNYSAVSGDFMLVRFAVFAALNGFDESQTLFSDVDLCLRAREQGYLTVWTPYARIMRAAERKSPFAGVALKTAAQLRQQEEDKLLQRWLPLVGHDPAYNTNLSLRSRHFDISNDSEMSWRPVKRPALPQLLLHHSDTAGCGHYRMLQPLYAMQVEGKAQGNASLSLLNLSEVAQYRPDSLIIQRRYAPAFHSWIERAGKMPDMFKVFELDDYILNLPMKHYNRANFSQEISGLLRKSLSYFDRFVVSTPPLAESLATYHPDIQVVLNRLPVNWWGNLHSLRGQGRKPRVGWAGGASHQGDLEMIADVVKTLANEVEWVFMGMCPEKLRPYVHEHHTGVDISLYPAALAALNLDLALAPVEDNIFNICKSNLRLMEYGACGIPVICSDVECYRHTEMPVTRVKNRFKDWVDAIRMHLSDADASERNGLALQTLVREEWMLTGKHLDNWLKAWTA; encoded by the coding sequence ATGAACCATTCCCCACGTGTCAGCATTATTATCACGGCGTATTTTCCCGTTTGGCTGGAAGGGGCGCTCAGCAGTGCGCTGGCGCAGGACCATCCTGACTGTGAAATCCTGGTGGCTGACGTCAGTGGTACAGAATTTGTCGCACAACTGCTGCAACCTTACCTGAATCAACCGGGTCATCCGGTTCGTCATCTGATTTATCCGGCACGACATCCCGAAGCCATTGCCGAAGCGATCCGGGAAGCGCGGGGCGAGTTTATTAATGTGCTGAGCTATGCAGATGTGCTGGCCAGCAACGCCATCAGTACCCTGGTGGGTGCATTGGAGATGGCACCTCAGGCGGTGCTGGCGCTATCCAAACGTAACCGCATTGATGCATCGGGTGAACCGATGCCAGATATCCTCTCCACCGCCGCGTTTTTGCCCCAATCCGGACTGATCAATGGGACGGACCTGTTACGTTACCAGTGCCGCCTCGATTACAACTTGCTGGGTGATCTCAGTGCCGTGCTGATGCGCAGGGAAATGTTACTGGCGTTAATGCCTGATAACCATGCGCTGTTGAGCCTTGAGGGGGAGGCGTTACCCGAAATTGCTGCGCTGGTGCTGTATAGCAAGTTGCTGCCACAGGGGGATGCGGTATGGTTCCCGCAAGCGCTATGTACGGTGCGTGTGTCAGACGTGTATGTGCAACCCCATCTGAAAGAGGGGGAAGATCACATCCGTATCCCCCGTGAGAAACTGACTCAGCAGCTGCGCAAAGCGCAATGGTATATCAATGCCAAAGGCCCGTCTGAGATGGTCAGGGTGACCTCGCTGACGCAACCGGCTCAGACGACGCAATACAATATGCGTCAGCAGCAATATCAGGCGCTGAGCAACAGTACCCTTGAACACTGGAATGCGGTGCGTCAGCTGACTTCGGCTCACCAGGCGGCACTGATGCAGCAGAGTGCGGAAGTTGCGCAACCTGTCTGCGTGGCGGTGGTCATCAATGTCACCCCGGAAAATGCGGCTCTGCTTGATGAAACCCTGGCATCGCTGGCCGCGTTTGCTTCCCCATTATTGACGCTGCGCCCATTACTGGTGGGGGCAGTCACCGATAATCAGACGGGTGTGCTGGCGTTTCCGTCATCAGCCGAGCAGCGTTTACCGGTAATCAATCAACTGATCAACGATCAGGATGCCCACTGGTTTATTTTTGTTGAGGCAGGAACGCGTTTTAATGCCTCTGGCCTGATCGCACTGGCGAGTACCTTGCCATCCCGTGATGATGTGCTGGCGTTATATGCCGATGAGTATTTCTTCATTAACGGTGAGCCCTCTGGCCTGGCGTTCCGCCCGGATTTCAACCTCGATATGTTGCTCAGTTCACCGAAAACCATGGCGCAGCACTGGCTGTTCCGCCGTGAATTGCTGCTGGCGGCAGAAGGGTTTGACCTCAATTATCCGCAGGCGGCAGAACTGGACCTGATGGTGAAACTGATCGAGTCGCAAGGGTTGAACGTGGTGGGGCACCTGGCAGAACCGCTACTGACGGCGCATTTGCGTGCACGCGAGGTGGTGGTGGATGCCGGGATAATCCAGCGTCACCTGCAAAATCGCGGTTACGCCAATGCCGAAATCGCCCTCGACAATTACTACAACTATCGTCTGCGCTACAACCATGAGGCACAGCCAAAAGTCTCGATCGTGATCCTCGCCGGGCAAAGTCTGCCGGCCCTGATTACCTGTGTGACGACGCTGATGGAGAAGACGCGCTATCAGCATTACGAGCTGCTGATTGTGGCTGACTGCCAGCACAGCCCGGAACGCGACAACTGGCTGGGTGCCATTGCCACGGTGGATCCGCAACGTATTCGCGTTATTCAATACCCGCATCCATGGCATCAGGGCGCGATGAGTAATCTGGCAGCAGAGCAGGCGCAGGGTGAATACCTGATGTTTATGCACAGTGAGCTGGCGATTGCGGATGGCGACTGGCTGGACAATCTGCTTAATCATGGGCAGCGCCCGGAAGTGGCGATTGTTGGTGGTAAGCAGCTCTCCGCCAATAATAAAGTGCGTCACGCGGGTTATGTTCTGGGCATCAATGGCGTGGTGGGCGATGTGCTGCGTGGCCATGACGATAAAGATCCCAGTGCACTGGGCCGTTTGCATCTCGATCAGAATTACAGCGCCGTGTCTGGCGATTTTATGCTGGTGCGTTTTGCGGTGTTTGCGGCGCTTAACGGTTTCGATGAAAGCCAGACGTTGTTTAGCGATGTGGATTTGTGTCTGCGTGCGCGCGAACAGGGTTATCTCACGGTCTGGACTCCTTACGCACGTATCATGCGTGCTGCCGAACGCAAAAGTCCTTTTGCGGGTGTCGCGCTCAAGACTGCCGCCCAACTCAGGCAGCAGGAAGAAGACAAATTGCTGCAACGCTGGCTGCCGCTGGTGGGGCATGACCCCGCCTATAACACCAATTTGTCACTCCGTAGCCGCCACTTTGATATCAGCAACGACAGTGAAATGAGCTGGCGCCCGGTGAAACGTCCCGCGCTGCCACAACTGTTGTTGCATCACTCCGATACCGCTGGCTGTGGTCATTACCGCATGCTGCAGCCGTTGTATGCGATGCAGGTGGAGGGCAAGGCGCAGGGCAACGCCTCGTTATCGTTGCTCAATCTGAGCGAAGTGGCCCAGTATCGTCCCGACAGCCTGATCATCCAACGCCGTTACGCACCGGCCTTCCATAGCTGGATTGAACGTGCGGGCAAGATGCCGGATATGTTTAAAGTGTTCGAACTGGACGATTACATCCTCAACCTGCCAATGAAGCACTACAACCGTGCCAATTTCAGCCAGGAGATCTCCGGACTGCTGCGCAAAAGCCTGAGCTACTTTGACCGTTTTGTGGTTTCGACACCGCCGCTGGCCGAGTCGCTCGCCACTTACCATCCCGATATCCAGGTGGTGCTGAACCGTCTGCCGGTGAACTGGTGGGGCAACCTGCATAGCCTGCGCGGACAAGGGCGCAAACCGCGCGTGGGCTGGGCGGGTGGTGCCAGCCATCAGGGCGATCTGGAGATGATTGCCGACGTAGTGAAGACGCTGGCGAATGAGGTGGAGTGGGTGTTTATGGGCATGTGTCCGGAAAAACTGCGCCCTTACGTGCATGAACATCATACGGGTGTCGACATCAGTCTCTATCCGGCGGCGTTAGCCGCGCTCAATCTCGATCTGGCGCTGGCACCGGTAGAAGACAACATCTTTAACATCTGCAAAAGCAACCTGCGTCTGATGGAGTACGGTGCCTGCGGTATTCCGGTGATTTGTAGTGATGTGGAGTGCTATCGCCACACCGAGATGCCGGTTACCCGCGTCAAGAATCGCTTTAAAGACTGGGTGGATGCGATCCGTATGCACCTCAGTGATGCCGATGCCAGCGAGCGCAATGGTCTTGCCCTGCAAACCCTGGTGCGGGAGGAGTGGATGCTGACCGGTAAGCACCTGGATAACTGGTTAAAAGCCTGGACTGCCTGA
- the vioA gene encoding DegT/DnrJ/EryC1/StrS family aminotransferase has protein sequence MKKIAPHYDNKNILVTSPLLPPLEEFIPYLENIWQSKYLTNGGPYHQALEAALAEYLGVKHICLFSNGTLALMTALQALRIGGEVITTPYSFVATSHSLLWNGIKPVFVDIDPVTCNLDPAKIEAAITPQTSAIMPVHCYGIPCDTDAIQRIADTYGLRVIYDAAHAFAVKRDGVSVLNHGDLSVLSFHATKVFNTFEGGAIICPDEKIKRRIDYLKNFGFADETTVVAAGINGKMSEFQAAFGMLQLKHVDAAFAVRQRIYQRYVEALAGVPGVSLLHADAQTEWNYAYCPLFIHPEHFPLSRDQLYQRMKDEGIYARRYFYPLISQFPMYKGYDSSHPDNLPVASETSQQVLCLPIHPTLTEAEQTRIIDIVLAASQIAAA, from the coding sequence ATGAAAAAGATCGCGCCACATTACGACAATAAAAACATTCTGGTGACCAGCCCGTTGTTGCCGCCGCTGGAGGAGTTTATTCCTTACCTGGAGAATATCTGGCAGAGCAAATATCTCACCAACGGGGGGCCTTATCATCAGGCGCTGGAAGCAGCGCTGGCGGAGTACCTCGGGGTCAAACATATTTGCCTGTTCTCCAACGGTACGCTGGCCTTAATGACGGCGTTGCAGGCTTTGCGAATCGGTGGGGAAGTGATTACCACGCCTTACTCCTTTGTCGCCACTTCGCACTCGCTGCTGTGGAACGGTATTAAACCGGTGTTTGTCGATATTGACCCGGTCACCTGCAACCTCGACCCGGCCAAAATTGAGGCCGCCATTACACCGCAAACCAGCGCCATTATGCCGGTGCATTGCTACGGTATTCCCTGTGATACCGATGCGATCCAGCGCATTGCTGATACCTACGGTCTGCGGGTGATTTATGACGCTGCTCATGCGTTCGCGGTGAAACGCGATGGAGTCAGCGTCCTCAATCATGGTGATTTATCGGTGCTGAGTTTCCATGCGACTAAAGTGTTTAACACCTTTGAGGGCGGGGCGATTATCTGTCCGGATGAGAAAATTAAACGCCGTATTGATTACCTGAAAAACTTCGGTTTTGCGGACGAAACCACCGTCGTAGCGGCGGGTATCAATGGCAAGATGAGCGAGTTTCAGGCGGCGTTTGGCATGTTGCAACTTAAACACGTTGATGCGGCTTTTGCGGTGCGTCAGCGGATTTATCAGCGCTACGTAGAAGCGTTGGCTGGCGTACCCGGTGTGTCGCTGTTGCACGCCGATGCGCAAACCGAGTGGAATTACGCCTACTGCCCGCTGTTTATCCATCCGGAACACTTCCCGCTGTCACGTGATCAGCTGTACCAGCGTATGAAGGATGAGGGGATCTATGCGCGTCGCTACTTCTATCCGCTGATTTCGCAGTTCCCGATGTACAAAGGCTACGATTCATCCCATCCTGACAATCTGCCGGTGGCGAGCGAAACCTCACAACAGGTGCTGTGCCTGCCGATCCATCCAACCCTGACCGAAGCTGAGCAGACGCGCATTATTGATATTGTGCTGGCAGCCAGCCAAATCGCCGCAGCCTGA
- the fliD gene encoding flagellar filament capping protein FliD: MASISTLGVGSGLDLSTILDSLETAEKASLTPISDQQTAYTAKLSAYGTLKSALTTFQTANTALNSADLFTATTATSTSSAFSATTSGSTVAGNYTISVSQLAQAQTLTSATQTSNSTALGDSSASSRTMTIKLVDGTSKDITLTSDQTSLTGMRDAINSADAGVTATIIKTGDSSYRLSLTSTETGSDNAVSSITVTGDDTLQGIVGYDSTASSNAMTESVTAQNAKLTVNNVEIENSSNTISDALEGITLKLNDTTTGNQTLAITKDSSKADNAITSWVSAYNALLTQFDTLTKYTAVDVGSDSQDSSNGALLGDSTLRTIQTQLKSMLTNAQSSSTYKTLAQIGITTDPTSGQLELDSDKLSTALESDADGVKEMIVGDGTTTGITTTIATNLTNWLSTTGIVQAATDGVSKTLNDLTDQYNDMSTRIDNLIARYKTQFTALDVLMSSLNSTSSYLSQQFDTSSSSSSSSSSS; this comes from the coding sequence ATGGCAAGTATCTCTACCCTGGGTGTCGGTTCAGGCCTCGATTTAAGTACCATTCTGGATAGTCTGGAAACCGCCGAGAAAGCGTCATTAACGCCGATTTCAGATCAGCAGACGGCATATACCGCAAAACTGAGCGCCTATGGCACGCTGAAAAGTGCTCTGACAACATTCCAGACCGCGAATACCGCGTTAAACAGCGCCGACCTGTTCACGGCAACGACGGCTACCAGCACCTCCTCTGCATTCAGTGCAACAACCTCAGGTAGCACGGTAGCGGGCAACTACACGATCAGCGTGTCACAGCTGGCACAGGCACAGACTCTGACCTCTGCCACACAAACCAGCAACAGCACCGCGCTGGGCGATAGTTCTGCCAGCAGCCGTACCATGACCATTAAACTGGTTGATGGCACCAGCAAAGACATCACCCTGACCAGCGATCAGACTTCGCTGACGGGAATGCGTGATGCGATCAACAGCGCCGATGCCGGTGTCACCGCCACCATTATTAAAACCGGCGATAGCAGCTACCGTCTGTCACTGACCTCGACGGAAACCGGCAGCGACAACGCCGTCAGCAGCATCACGGTCACCGGCGATGATACCTTGCAGGGTATTGTGGGTTATGACTCCACTGCCAGCAGCAACGCCATGACGGAAAGCGTCACGGCGCAAAACGCCAAACTGACGGTGAACAACGTTGAAATTGAGAACAGCAGCAACACCATCAGCGACGCGCTGGAAGGTATTACGCTGAAGCTGAATGACACCACCACCGGCAACCAGACGCTGGCCATCACCAAAGATTCCTCGAAAGCCGACAACGCGATTACCAGCTGGGTGAGTGCCTATAACGCCCTGCTGACGCAGTTCGACACGCTGACCAAATATACTGCGGTGGATGTGGGATCAGACTCACAGGATTCCAGCAACGGTGCACTGCTCGGTGACAGCACCCTGCGTACCATTCAGACCCAGCTGAAAAGCATGCTGACCAATGCGCAGAGTTCGTCCACCTATAAAACCCTGGCGCAGATTGGTATCACCACCGATCCGACATCAGGCCAGCTGGAGCTGGATTCCGACAAACTCTCCACCGCACTGGAAAGCGATGCTGATGGCGTGAAAGAGATGATCGTCGGCGACGGTACCACCACCGGTATCACCACCACTATCGCCACCAACCTGACCAACTGGCTCTCTACCACCGGCATTGTGCAGGCGGCGACCGATGGCGTCAGTAAGACGCTGAATGATTTGACCGATCAGTACAACGACATGAGTACGCGTATCGATAACCTGATCGCCCGGTATAAAACGCAGTTTACTGCCCTTGACGTTCTGATGAGTTCGCTGAATAGCACCAGTAGCTATCTGTCGCAGCAGTTCGACACGTCGTCCAGCAGCTCCAGCAGTAGCTCATCCTCATAA
- a CDS encoding FliC/FljB family flagellin: MAQVINTNSLSLITQNNINKNQSALSTSIERLSSGLRINSAKDDAAGQAIANRFTSNINGLTQAARNANDGISAAQTTEGALSEINNNLQRIRELTVQAQNGTNSDSDLSSIQDEIKSRLDEIDRVSGQTTFNGVNVLSKNGSMSIQVGSNDGETIDINLQQIDSSTLGLSGFSVSKNSLDVTDSITQVADTGTGVMTDIDLTDVASKLGVSSGTLSLHQISGTSEYVVQSGSDYYSVSVDTDGTSGNNAGKVELNTVDVSYDDAANGLSSGSPATVSGQLIKVGTDSSGNVTAYTTLQDKNYAVSGTVLANSNNAAQSTSGTMAIHLSTSGATTATAEFAGASTADPLALLDKAISQVDTYRSSLGAVQNRLDSAITNLNNTTTNLSEAQSRIQDADYATEVSNMSKAQIIQQAGNSVLAKANQVPQQVLSLLQ, encoded by the coding sequence ATGGCCCAAGTCATTAATACCAACAGCCTCTCGCTGATCACTCAGAACAACATCAACAAGAACCAGTCTGCTCTGTCTACTTCTATCGAGCGTCTGTCTTCTGGTCTTCGTATTAACAGCGCTAAAGATGACGCAGCGGGCCAGGCGATTGCCAACCGCTTCACTTCTAACATCAACGGCCTGACTCAGGCAGCGCGTAACGCCAACGACGGTATCTCTGCTGCGCAGACAACTGAAGGCGCACTGTCTGAAATCAACAACAACTTACAGCGTATCCGTGAACTGACTGTACAGGCTCAGAACGGTACTAACTCTGATTCTGACCTGTCTTCAATCCAGGACGAAATCAAATCACGTCTCGACGAAATTGACCGTGTGTCTGGCCAGACCACCTTCAACGGCGTGAACGTGCTGTCTAAAAACGGTTCAATGAGCATCCAGGTTGGCTCAAACGATGGCGAAACTATCGACATCAACCTGCAGCAGATTGACTCTTCAACTCTGGGTCTGAGCGGCTTCTCCGTCTCTAAAAACTCTCTGGATGTGACTGATTCTATTACTCAGGTTGCTGATACCGGCACCGGCGTAATGACTGACATCGACCTGACTGACGTGGCAAGCAAACTGGGCGTGAGCAGCGGTACTCTGTCTCTGCACCAGATCTCTGGCACCAGCGAATACGTGGTACAGTCTGGCAGCGATTACTACTCTGTATCTGTTGATACTGACGGTACTTCTGGCAACAACGCCGGTAAAGTTGAACTGAACACCGTTGACGTTTCTTATGATGACGCAGCGAATGGTCTGTCGAGCGGCAGCCCGGCCACCGTAAGTGGTCAGCTGATTAAAGTGGGTACCGACAGCAGCGGTAACGTGACTGCTTACACCACTCTGCAGGACAAAAACTACGCGGTAAGCGGTACCGTGCTGGCGAACAGCAATAACGCCGCTCAATCAACCAGCGGTACTATGGCCATTCACCTGAGCACCAGCGGTGCCACCACCGCGACTGCTGAATTCGCTGGTGCATCTACTGCTGACCCGCTGGCTCTGCTGGACAAAGCGATTTCTCAGGTTGACACCTATCGTTCAAGCCTGGGTGCGGTGCAGAACCGTCTGGACTCTGCTATCACTAACCTGAATAACACCACGACCAACCTGTCAGAAGCGCAGTCCCGTATCCAGGATGCGGACTACGCGACAGAAGTGTCGAACATGTCTAAAGCACAGATCATCCAGCAGGCAGGTAACTCCGTGTTGGCGAAAGCTAACCAGGTTCCGCAGCAGGTTCTGTCTCTGCTGCAGTAA
- a CDS encoding glycosyltransferase family 2 protein: MTTIQDENFPYFIIAPDYRESSAGIQVMHRLCHLLNESGRQAWMVNCTVNPAWNTPAVSGKELWEHRQRGGLFAAIYPEVVSGNPLQAPVVVRYMLNQEGVINGNSLEAGPDDLFFWFRPEFAGKYANPRLLNIEFYDLELFQDDQPEKYCDILYLNRVPPSAVDFAALPPGIEILSMRHPLTLAELAAKLKKARTFYTFESSGTALLAILCGSPVVALTAAGYEKYALTEATLAENGAIGICWDDQPETLEAVRANLWQMRDTLLARREQTQAQIQQLVDMTQQKLRQHQQALRQGRLENWLVQRSLTPALHNRLALASSPRILVAVFNDADHPEHLLLTLDTLAQRPAFVQVVVIAAQEMTLPADILAIHADEWLNWLQHASATATFDWLHCLPAGSFYSAESWPALAHFLNRQTDALAVYSDELWLNAAGAAVPHLKPHWDWDLFSASPASWLKRCLLAREALQRWLGEARQYPQAFEVSLMQLIALHAGAGAIRHYPDLLSILPEPQLSEDESLETARVLEHGLHLMGYPAAQVHIQPGQIMQLLYGHDALPQVSLILLAGNSLAQLEHAITSLLQHNNWPHTELLVVNHQHDDSTLNNWLAGLATIDPARIRVIEVAAGWQPVALRNAAAAQASGEYLCFIEPQLIFLLDNWLAALMNHALRAEVAMVGPKLIHSEQHILSAGVIAGHRGLAGHIGHGERWDSQVMGGYLQSDRQSRLLNGQCLLIRQRCWQQLGGLDEGYSDPAVAEIDFALKIAQAGYRSIWTPHSVVATRGNARGFNSSSPEASRLRQHWGRDLLCDPGYPLNYSLHGDPFSVDESLKQTWPAFSEAKIPRVAFVHDDQDKPNSARLLQILTLMAQQQQIALLTYDAFSPWVVLRLQPDVLIVAADVAERQQDNIASMVNLSGCQCYVLPEASVTQQSGSDLLQASWLNGWLVWSGESQLWLQKRKQSTFLLPSQVMMPETRPSSAPRHARLRVLCDTSELSAADIRFFARVVGETSTFIDWVIRGAAPASWLESISEIHRAAPGPVSADELASLHVNMAVLFRLHLDENRGKDDLALLHYQAAGLPVLCSDIASLRHRGSASHIRNKENLWITALRDWHQQAELPPVPAPDTAHQLTADGLATFWQQAGIHFS; encoded by the coding sequence ATGACCACCATTCAGGACGAAAACTTTCCCTATTTCATTATTGCACCGGACTATCGCGAGTCTTCGGCTGGCATTCAGGTGATGCATCGCTTGTGTCACCTGTTGAATGAAAGTGGCAGGCAGGCATGGATGGTCAATTGCACCGTGAATCCGGCGTGGAATACCCCGGCAGTCAGTGGCAAAGAATTGTGGGAGCACCGGCAGCGTGGCGGCCTGTTTGCCGCTATTTACCCGGAAGTGGTGAGCGGCAACCCTCTTCAGGCACCGGTGGTGGTGCGCTATATGCTCAACCAGGAAGGGGTGATTAACGGCAATAGCCTGGAGGCCGGTCCTGATGATCTGTTTTTCTGGTTCCGCCCGGAGTTTGCCGGTAAATACGCAAATCCCCGCCTGTTAAACATCGAGTTTTATGACCTGGAGCTGTTCCAGGACGATCAACCAGAAAAATATTGCGACATTCTCTATCTGAACCGCGTGCCCCCCTCCGCGGTTGATTTCGCTGCTTTACCGCCCGGTATTGAGATCCTCTCGATGCGGCATCCACTGACGCTAGCCGAACTGGCCGCGAAGCTCAAAAAGGCACGAACGTTTTATACCTTTGAATCATCCGGTACGGCCTTACTGGCCATTCTGTGTGGCAGCCCGGTGGTCGCGCTGACGGCAGCGGGTTACGAAAAATATGCCCTGACCGAGGCGACGCTGGCCGAAAATGGCGCCATCGGTATCTGCTGGGATGACCAGCCAGAGACCCTTGAGGCCGTGCGTGCCAATCTGTGGCAGATGCGCGATACCTTACTGGCGCGCCGTGAGCAGACGCAGGCGCAGATCCAGCAACTGGTGGATATGACCCAGCAGAAGCTCCGCCAGCACCAGCAGGCGCTGAGGCAGGGGCGGCTGGAAAACTGGCTGGTACAACGTAGCCTGACACCAGCTCTGCATAACAGGCTGGCATTAGCCAGCTCGCCGCGTATCCTGGTGGCGGTGTTTAACGATGCCGACCATCCTGAGCATCTCTTGCTGACGCTTGACACCCTGGCGCAACGGCCTGCGTTTGTGCAGGTGGTGGTGATTGCGGCGCAGGAGATGACCCTGCCTGCGGACATACTGGCGATTCATGCTGATGAGTGGCTCAACTGGCTGCAACACGCCAGCGCCACAGCCACATTTGACTGGTTACATTGCCTCCCTGCGGGCAGTTTTTACAGCGCGGAAAGCTGGCCGGCACTGGCCCATTTCCTTAACCGACAAACGGATGCCCTGGCGGTGTACAGCGACGAGCTGTGGCTGAACGCGGCGGGCGCAGCCGTGCCACATCTGAAACCGCACTGGGACTGGGATCTGTTCAGCGCATCGCCTGCATCCTGGCTGAAGCGATGTTTGCTGGCACGCGAGGCACTGCAACGCTGGCTGGGTGAGGCGCGGCAATATCCGCAGGCATTTGAAGTGTCTCTGATGCAGCTGATCGCATTACACGCAGGTGCTGGGGCGATCCGGCATTACCCGGATCTGTTGAGTATTTTGCCTGAGCCGCAGCTGAGCGAAGACGAGAGTCTGGAGACGGCGCGGGTGCTGGAGCATGGCCTGCATCTGATGGGCTATCCCGCCGCCCAGGTGCACATCCAGCCGGGCCAGATCATGCAGTTGTTGTATGGCCATGATGCGCTGCCACAGGTCTCGCTGATCCTGCTGGCGGGCAATTCGCTGGCCCAGCTGGAGCACGCCATCACCAGCCTGCTGCAACATAATAACTGGCCGCATACCGAACTGCTGGTGGTCAATCATCAGCATGACGATAGTACGCTGAATAACTGGCTGGCGGGGCTGGCCACCATCGATCCAGCACGGATTCGTGTGATTGAGGTGGCCGCTGGCTGGCAGCCGGTGGCACTGCGCAACGCCGCAGCGGCGCAGGCCAGTGGCGAATATCTGTGCTTTATTGAGCCGCAGCTGATCTTCCTGCTGGATAACTGGCTGGCCGCGTTGATGAACCATGCGCTGCGAGCGGAAGTGGCGATGGTGGGACCGAAGTTGATCCACAGCGAACAGCATATTCTCTCGGCGGGGGTTATTGCCGGTCACCGCGGGCTGGCCGGGCATATTGGTCACGGCGAACGCTGGGACTCGCAGGTGATGGGTGGTTACCTGCAAAGCGATCGTCAGTCACGGCTGCTGAATGGGCAGTGCCTGTTAATCCGTCAACGTTGCTGGCAGCAACTGGGGGGACTGGACGAAGGTTACAGCGACCCTGCGGTAGCGGAAATCGACTTTGCCCTGAAAATTGCCCAGGCCGGTTATCGCAGCATCTGGACACCGCACAGCGTGGTGGCAACAAGGGGCAATGCGCGCGGATTCAACTCTTCGTCACCGGAGGCCAGCCGACTGCGCCAGCACTGGGGGCGTGACCTGCTGTGCGATCCTGGCTATCCCCTTAATTACTCGCTGCACGGTGATCCTTTCAGCGTTGATGAGAGCCTGAAACAAACCTGGCCCGCCTTTAGCGAGGCAAAAATTCCCCGAGTGGCTTTTGTGCATGACGATCAAGATAAGCCAAATAGCGCGCGCTTGCTGCAGATCCTGACTCTGATGGCACAGCAGCAACAGATTGCGCTGCTGACTTATGACGCCTTTTCCCCCTGGGTGGTGCTGCGTCTGCAACCGGATGTGTTGATCGTTGCGGCCGATGTCGCCGAACGACAACAGGACAACATCGCGTCGATGGTGAATCTGAGCGGCTGCCAATGCTATGTCCTGCCGGAAGCCAGCGTTACCCAGCAATCCGGCTCGGATTTGTTACAGGCGAGCTGGCTGAATGGCTGGCTGGTGTGGAGTGGAGAATCACAGCTTTGGCTGCAAAAACGTAAGCAAAGCACGTTTCTGCTGCCGTCGCAGGTGATGATGCCAGAAACACGGCCCAGCAGTGCCCCGCGTCACGCACGCCTGCGGGTGTTGTGTGACACCAGCGAACTGAGCGCGGCGGATATACGCTTTTTTGCCCGTGTGGTGGGCGAAACGTCAACATTTATCGACTGGGTGATCCGGGGGGCAGCACCGGCCAGCTGGCTTGAGTCGATCAGCGAAATCCATCGTGCTGCCCCGGGTCCGGTTTCGGCCGATGAACTCGCCAGTCTTCACGTCAACATGGCGGTGCTGTTTCGTCTCCATCTCGACGAAAACCGTGGCAAAGATGATTTGGCATTACTCCATTACCAGGCAGCAGGTCTGCCGGTGCTGTGCAGCGACATTGCGTCACTCCGGCACCGTGGGTCGGCGAGCCATATCCGTAACAAAGAAAATCTCTGGATAACCGCACTGCGCGACTGGCACCAGCAGGCTGAATTGCCGCCGGTACCTGCGCCTGATACCGCGCATCAGTTAACCGCTGACGGGCTTGCGACCTTCTGGCAGCAGGCTGGTATCCATTTTTCCTGA